GGCCGCATCACCCGGGTGGACCTCAGCGGGACCAGCGGGCGTGCCAGCATCTCTGGAAACGGCCTGCGGGTGGCGCTCGGCCCGGAGCGGATGAAATCGACGCTCGTGCGGACGTTCCAGTTCTCCAACGGCCGCCTGGTGGTGGCGGGCACCGGATCGGGCCACGGGGTCGGCCTGAGCCAGTGGGACGCCCTGATGATGGCCCGCCAGGGGAAGACCCCCGAGCAGATCGTGCAAACCTTCTACCCGGGCACCCGCATCGAGAAGCTGTGGTAGCCGGCCAGCCGCACGACCCCCTGCATATACATGCCCCGGAGGTGCGCACGGGTGGCGGAAACCCGTCAGGCGCCGGCCCAGGTCGTTCGCCATCAGGTGACCCTGAAAGGGCGGCAGCAACTGGATCTCCAGGGCGTCCTCAGCGTCCAGAGCTTCGACGAGGACGAGATGATCCTGCAGACCGACGCGGGCGTGCTGGTGGTCCGGGGCGAGGGGATGCAGATCCTCGCCCTCAACGTCGAAGAGGGCACCATGGGGGTCTCCGGGCTCGTTCACAGCCTGGAGTACGCCCAGGAGTCGGCCGGGAGGCGGGCTCGCGGCTTTCTCGGCCGGTTGATGCGCTGATTCGTAACCTCCGACGCCAACCCCCCATACCCTGGTGAGCGCTTGCGGGTTGGGGGTTGGTGGCACATGCTTTCCCTCGCCGGGCAGCTTGTGCTGGTGGGCCGCGTCGCTCTGGCGGGTGCTGCTCTGGCCGCGGTGTGGGACCTGTACCGCTCGTTCAAAGGGCTCATTGGGGTCCGGCGCTCCGCCGTGGTGTTCGTGATGGACCTCCTGCTGCTCAGCCTGCTGGGGCCGGTAGCCTTCTGGCTTTTGTTGCTCGCCGACGGCGCGCAGATGCGCCTGTTCACCCTCGTGGGCCTTGCTCTGGGCATCGCCGCGTACCGGATGACTTTGAGCCCCGTTGTCGTGTACCTGGTCTGGGCCTCGGGCGCTGCGGTCGCCTCGCTGGTACGGGCCGTGCTGGGTACCTGGTGGTGGATCATCAGGCGGAGCCGCCCGTGGGGGGTGCCGTAAGGGAAACGCGCAGCGTGCGGGGAAGGATTGCCGGGCCAGGGGCTCGAAATAGTCCTGCCACCACCCGGGCGTACCGGCCGCTGCGACGGGGTTGAAGGGGATGGGGAGGGGCTTTGGTCTTCTACCTGCGGGGCCGGCGCTACAGGGTCGGGGTGAAAGCCTGGCGGCGGATCGTGGCGCTGGCGCTCGTCATGGGCGCGGTGTCGTTCGCGGGGACAGCGTTGCGCGCCGTCGAGATGAACCGGCAGGTGCGTGCCCTGGAGGCCCGGCTCCAGGCGCAACGCCAGCGAAACGAGCAGATGGAAAACGCCCTGCGGCAGGCTCTGAGCCTCGACGCCATTGAGTCCAGAGCCCGCTCCTGGCTCGGCCTGGTTCGGCCCGGCGAAGAGGTGTTCGAGCCCGCGTACCCCGTGCCGGCAGACGATCCCTACCGGGTGCCCAGCAGGCGCTGACTACTGCTCCATCTGCTTGGCCAGAAAGCCCGCCGCCGTCTCGGCCAGCTTCAGCTCCAGTTCACCGACCCGCTTCTCCGCTTCCTTGGTGCCGAGCACGACGGCCCCAATGGGATCACCCTCGGCAATGATGGGTGCCACCACCATCGAGTGAAAGTCCCACCGCTCTTCTTCTTCACCCTCGGGCGCCGGGCGTGCCTCGCCGGGCCGGGGGAACAGCACCGGCTTGCGGCCCTCCATCACCCGCTCGATGGCGGGGGTAACCGGCTTGTCCATCCACTGCTTCTTGGGGGCGCCGGCAACGGCCACCACGGCGTCACGGTCCGTGATGATGGCAACGTGCCCGGTTGTCTCGTACAGGGAATCCGCGTACTCCTGCGCGAACTCGCCCAGTTCGCCGATGGGCGAGTACTTTTTGAGGATGACCTCGCCTTCCCGGTCGACGAAGATCTCAAGCGGATCTCCCTCGCGGATCCGGAGGGTCCGACGGATCTCCTTGGGTATGACTACACGTCCGAGGTCGTCTATGCGCCGGACGATCCCCGTCGCCTTCACGTGGCACCCCTCCACACCGAGCCCTCGATTGCGAGCCGCCGCGGGCCCGA
This sequence is a window from Bacillota bacterium. Protein-coding genes within it:
- the yabP gene encoding sporulation protein YabP, producing the protein MAETRQAPAQVVRHQVTLKGRQQLDLQGVLSVQSFDEDEMILQTDAGVLVVRGEGMQILALNVEEGTMGVSGLVHSLEYAQESAGRRARGFLGRLMR
- the yabQ gene encoding spore cortex biosynthesis protein YabQ, whose amino-acid sequence is MLSLAGQLVLVGRVALAGAALAAVWDLYRSFKGLIGVRRSAVVFVMDLLLLSLLGPVAFWLLLLADGAQMRLFTLVGLALGIAAYRMTLSPVVVYLVWASGAAVASLVRAVLGTWWWIIRRSRPWGVP
- a CDS encoding septum formation initiator family protein, encoding MVFYLRGRRYRVGVKAWRRIVALALVMGAVSFAGTALRAVEMNRQVRALEARLQAQRQRNEQMENALRQALSLDAIESRARSWLGLVRPGEEVFEPAYPVPADDPYRVPSRR
- the spoVT gene encoding stage V sporulation protein T; the encoded protein is MKATGIVRRIDDLGRVVIPKEIRRTLRIREGDPLEIFVDREGEVILKKYSPIGELGEFAQEYADSLYETTGHVAIITDRDAVVAVAGAPKKQWMDKPVTPAIERVMEGRKPVLFPRPGEARPAPEGEEEERWDFHSMVVAPIIAEGDPIGAVVLGTKEAEKRVGELELKLAETAAGFLAKQMEQ